The Cryobacterium roopkundense sequence GGTTCCTCCTCCGAACAGACTCCACCACCCAAGGAGTGAGAGTACGTATCGGCGAGTGCCGCCGTACTCTCCACGAGAAGGTCCGTTGAAGTGGTCATGGCCCAATTTTCCCAGCGACCACCGACATTCACGGGCCCTAAACAGCCCTGATCGGGCCATTCTGTGAAAAACTCCCCAAGATCTTTGCCTGTGGAGGAAAGCCTTTCTCGCTGGTCGAGGGGCGACGAAGGAGCGCTTGGATCGAGATCTCGACAAGCTCGATCCGGCGGCTTGTCGAGATCGAGACCTCGCGAGCCAACTTGCGAGACCGGCTCACGGGGTCTCGACGGGCGCGGGCCAAAAGCGGGCCCGCTGCTCGACCAGCGGAGGGGGGCGAGCGGGCGTGGTTCTTTCCGAGCAGACACGACCAGCGGAAAGGGGAAACCGCGGCCGTGGAGTCGGCGTGCTCGACGGCTTCAGGATCGAACCTCCGTGAGCGCTGCCGTGAAGCCGTCGAACAGGGCTTGCCCAGCGGGCATATGTCCATCGGACCGGTGATCGGGCCGCTGCGGCGGTGACCGGTCTCTATCGGGGGCGCTGTCCACACTGCCGGAGAGCAGGTATTAGACGGTCTTGTTGCCGGGGTCGATAGCAAACTCTCCGCCTTTCGTCGTCAGACCGAACGGATCTTCACGACCGTATCGGAGAAGCTCCGGGCCAACACGGTGACCGTGTTGCACGAGGCGAGCCGCCAAGACCTCACCACTCACGAGGCCGCGACGAGGCTGGCTCAGAGTCGGGTTCGCGCGGCGATGGAGCTGAGGGGCAAGCGGCTTCCCTTCTAACCGGCGGCCCCGGCGGGTTCGGTGATCCTCGCCGGGTGACCCACCGATTTCGCCGAGTCCTCCGAACAGAATGCAGAGCCCCTTCCGCTTCCGGAGCGGGCGTGCCTTCTGACACCGCCGGAGACTCTCGACATGCTCACCCGCTTCACCCTCGCCGCCGCGGGGGGGATCGTGCTCACGTTGGTGGGAGCGGTGTCGTTCGTTTCGGCGGACAGTCTCGGGGCGGGACGGGCACCGGATGCCGCCGCCGCGGCATCCGGTGCCTTTGACCTGCAATCACACCGCGGCGGACGCGGGGAGATCACCGAGAACACCCTCGCGGCGTTCTCCCACTCGCTCGACCTCGGCGTGACGACCCTGGAACTCGACACCCACCTCACCGCCGACGGCGCCGTCGTGGTGTGGCACGACAACCTGCTCACTGCCGGCAAATGTCGGGATACGGCGCCGCTCTGGGTCGGGGACCCGGCCTTTCCCTACGTCGACGCCCCCGTGCGGGCATTGACGCTGGGGCAGATTCAGACGCTCGACTGCGGTTACCGCCAGCTCGGTGGCTACCCCGAGCAGACGCACCAACCGGGCAGCGCCGTGCCAGAGCTCGCCGAGGTGCTCGACCTCGTGGCCGAACGCGGTGCGTCCGATGTGCGGCTGAGCATCGAGACCAAGGTGATCGAACCCGGCGAAGCGACCATGTACGAGCTCACCCGGGCTGTGGTCACTGCGGTGCGCGCAGCTGGCCTGAGCGAGCGCGCGGGCCTGCAGAGCTTCGACTGGGCGGCGCTCGATCTGGCTCAGCGGCTGGATCCTCAGTTGCGTCTCACCGCGCTCAGCCGCGGCGACGCCTGGCTCCAACGCGGCCGGCCCGGAGCCAGCCCGCACCTCGGCGGTCTGGACATCGACGACCATGGCGGGTCGCTCGCGCGGGCGGCGGCGTTTCGCGGCTACGACGCCATCTCCCCGGCCCACGCCACCGTGACAGCGCAGATGGTGACGGATGCCCACGGGCTCGGTCTCGCCGTCATCCCCTGGACGGTCAGTGACCCCGACCTCATGCACACCCTGATGGACCTGGGCGTGGACGGCCTCGTGACCGACCACCCCACCCGGCTGCGCGCCGTGATGCAGGCCCGGGGCTTGCCCCTCCCCGGCTGAGGGTGGTCCGCCGAGCGAGCGGAGACTCTTGGTCAACGACCACGAAGCAATGCATTCGTTATAAAAATAATGCATTATTTTTGTTATGAGCATATTTTTCTTGGTAGCGTCATGTGTGACGGACTTCATGCGACGTTCGTCATGCACCGCCTAATCAAAGACGATAAGGAAGAAACAATGCAACGACGTATCCGCACGTCCCGAATCCTCGGGGCCGCGTCTCTCGCCCTCGGAGCAGTCCTCGTTCTCGGATCGTGCTCCTCCGCCCGCGGTTCCGCGGCCGGCTCCGACGACGGAGAGGTCTACACGATCGGGTTCTCCCACGTGACAACGACCAACACTCCTAAGGGCGCGGCGGCGGAGAAGTTCAAGGAGATCCTCGAGGCCTCCTCGGATGGCCGCATCGAGGTCGAGCTGTACCCCAACTCCTCGCTCTACGGCGACAAGGATGAACTGCAGGCGCTGCAGTCCAACAGCATCCAGATGATCGCTCCGGCCAGCGCAAAGTTCACCACCCTCGCCCCGCAGCTTCAGCTGCTCGACCTGCCGTTCCTGTTCGAGACGAGCGAAGACATTGCCGAGATCGCCTCCCGCGACTCGTCGGTGGGTGAGGCCATCTTCGAGAACGAAGACCTGCGGGCCGCGAAGATCATGCCGCTGGGCCTCTGGGACAACGGCTTCAAGCAAATGGGGGCTAACGTTCCGATCCGTTCGGCAGCCGACATGGCCGGGCTGAGCTTCCGCATTCAGCCCGCCGATGTGCTCGTCAGCCAGTTCGAGACGTGGAGCGCCATCCCCTCGATCCTCGCCTTCGCCGAGGTCTACAGCGCGCTTGAGCAGGGTGTCATCAACGGTCAGGAGAACACCTGGTCGAACATGGAAACGCAGAGCATGCA is a genomic window containing:
- a CDS encoding glycerophosphodiester phosphodiesterase family protein; the encoded protein is MLTRFTLAAAGGIVLTLVGAVSFVSADSLGAGRAPDAAAAASGAFDLQSHRGGRGEITENTLAAFSHSLDLGVTTLELDTHLTADGAVVVWHDNLLTAGKCRDTAPLWVGDPAFPYVDAPVRALTLGQIQTLDCGYRQLGGYPEQTHQPGSAVPELAEVLDLVAERGASDVRLSIETKVIEPGEATMYELTRAVVTAVRAAGLSERAGLQSFDWAALDLAQRLDPQLRLTALSRGDAWLQRGRPGASPHLGGLDIDDHGGSLARAAAFRGYDAISPAHATVTAQMVTDAHGLGLAVIPWTVSDPDLMHTLMDLGVDGLVTDHPTRLRAVMQARGLPLPG
- a CDS encoding DctP family TRAP transporter solute-binding subunit; this translates as MQRRIRTSRILGAASLALGAVLVLGSCSSARGSAAGSDDGEVYTIGFSHVTTTNTPKGAAAEKFKEILEASSDGRIEVELYPNSSLYGDKDELQALQSNSIQMIAPASAKFTTLAPQLQLLDLPFLFETSEDIAEIASRDSSVGEAIFENEDLRAAKIMPLGLWDNGFKQMGANVPIRSAADMAGLSFRIQPADVLVSQFETWSAIPSILAFAEVYSALEQGVINGQENTWSNMETQSMHTVQDYITESNHGYIGYIPAINSDFFESLPDDLQQLVLDAVDESSTYNREIAAEVNEEAKQAIIAEGSTEIIQLTEAERDALMATVIPSVWEEYSEVLGPEIIAELLANRD